In Pectobacterium aroidearum, the following are encoded in one genomic region:
- a CDS encoding nitrate- and nitrite sensing domain-containing protein: MKSLHHISIRSKFILALLPPILALLWFSFSGVMERRGTENEMIRMAKLITLARDAGEFAHQLQRERGMSAGYFGSQGKKFGSELTTQRQDTDRAQQQFQQTAANLSDSELGNDVSGEIGKIAQRMQQIGEYRRNIDSLSISVTQALGYYSDSVNYLLNIVGDMTHLVSDGSIAQRLAAYYSLLNVKEQAGLERAVLSNTFSANSFAAGMFERLNQMVGKGEAYTTAYSMFANTDLRKAFEQALNNPSAQNALQMRNKAIASPGGNFGIDASQWFNQQTAKIDELKKVEQLAANDLATQVNTLAAEARQSWISYLAGALISLLMALGLASMIMRSINEQLQQTLTTIREMGGDLTRRLRVPGTDELSQLNQAYNASLENIADMVVSIKHSSQTIGRASSEIANGNQDLAQRTEEQSASLVQTASSMEEITVTVKQTADFAGQARQLTTEVDDQAQRVGTITESASGAMERIQDASQRVNAVVTAIDAIAFQTNLLALNAAVEAARAGQHGRGFSVVAAEVRQLSQRSADEAGKIRALIADSIASVSEGTKLVNQSNRGISDIVSGTRKVRDLVNEIAVAADEQSLGIAQINEALSQLEMVTQQNATLVSQASVASQLLDEQAIEMESLVSRFKVDDSAPQQTLQQSLPQARLPR; the protein is encoded by the coding sequence ATGAAATCCCTTCATCACATCTCGATCCGTAGTAAGTTCATTCTGGCCCTTCTCCCTCCTATTCTTGCTCTGTTGTGGTTCAGTTTTTCCGGCGTTATGGAGCGCCGCGGCACAGAAAACGAAATGATCCGTATGGCGAAACTCATCACGCTGGCGCGCGATGCAGGCGAATTCGCTCACCAGCTACAGCGCGAGCGGGGTATGAGTGCGGGTTATTTTGGCAGTCAGGGGAAAAAGTTTGGCTCAGAACTCACCACACAACGGCAGGACACCGATCGGGCACAGCAACAGTTTCAGCAAACAGCGGCGAATCTCAGCGACAGTGAACTCGGTAACGACGTGAGCGGTGAGATCGGTAAAATTGCACAGAGAATGCAACAGATTGGCGAGTATCGTCGCAACATCGATAGCCTGTCTATCTCTGTCACTCAGGCGCTCGGCTACTATTCCGATTCCGTCAATTATCTGTTAAACATTGTCGGAGATATGACCCATCTGGTCAGCGATGGCAGTATTGCCCAACGGCTGGCAGCCTATTACAGCCTGCTGAACGTTAAAGAGCAGGCCGGGCTTGAGCGCGCCGTGCTCTCTAACACCTTCTCCGCCAATAGCTTTGCTGCCGGTATGTTTGAGCGCCTGAACCAGATGGTCGGCAAAGGAGAGGCGTATACCACGGCCTATAGCATGTTCGCCAATACCGACCTGCGCAAGGCTTTTGAACAGGCTCTCAACAATCCGTCTGCACAAAACGCACTTCAGATGCGCAATAAAGCCATTGCTTCTCCTGGCGGTAACTTTGGCATTGATGCCAGCCAGTGGTTTAACCAGCAAACGGCGAAAATCGATGAGTTGAAAAAGGTTGAACAGCTTGCTGCCAACGATCTAGCGACACAGGTGAATACCTTAGCCGCCGAGGCTCGCCAGTCCTGGATTAGTTATCTGGCCGGCGCACTGATTTCTCTGCTCATGGCGCTCGGTCTTGCTTCAATGATTATGCGCAGCATCAACGAGCAGCTTCAGCAAACCCTGACAACCATTCGTGAAATGGGCGGGGATCTGACACGCCGCCTGCGCGTGCCGGGAACCGACGAGCTTTCGCAACTGAATCAGGCGTATAACGCCTCGCTGGAAAACATCGCCGATATGGTGGTGAGTATTAAGCACAGTTCACAAACCATCGGACGTGCCAGCAGCGAGATCGCTAACGGCAATCAGGATCTGGCGCAGCGTACCGAAGAGCAGTCCGCTTCGCTGGTGCAAACCGCCAGCAGCATGGAAGAGATTACCGTCACGGTAAAACAAACCGCTGACTTTGCCGGACAGGCGCGCCAGTTGACGACGGAAGTGGACGATCAGGCGCAACGCGTCGGCACCATTACCGAATCAGCCAGCGGCGCGATGGAAAGAATTCAGGACGCCAGCCAGCGCGTAAACGCTGTGGTGACAGCCATTGATGCCATTGCCTTTCAGACTAACCTGCTGGCGCTGAACGCAGCGGTCGAAGCCGCGCGAGCGGGGCAGCATGGCCGTGGGTTCTCGGTTGTTGCGGCGGAAGTTCGTCAGTTATCACAACGTAGTGCTGATGAAGCGGGCAAAATCCGCGCGCTCATCGCCGACAGTATTGCCAGCGTCAGTGAAGGAACAAAGCTGGTGAACCAATCGAACCGTGGGATTAGCGATATCGTCTCTGGCACGCGTAAAGTTCGCGATCTGGTGAATGAAATCGCGGTCGCCGCCGATGAACAGTCACTGGGTATCGCGCAAATTAACGAAGCGCTCAGCCAACTGGAGATGGTCACACAGCAGAATGCGACGCTGGTTTCTCAAGCTTCCGTTGCCAGCCAGCTACTGGATGAGCAGGCGATAGAAATGGAATCGCTGGTTAGCCGCTTCAAGGTTGACGACAGCGCCCCACAGCAGACGTTACAACAGTCTTTACCGCAAGCGCGGTTACCAAGGTAG
- a CDS encoding carbonic anhydrase, with product MTTLKPLLAKNRSWATLRRQRHPHYFRKHTQGQTPHSLWIGCSDSRVPAEVLTGSAPGELFVHRNIANMVVTDDDNFMSVLQYALEYLHVSRIVLCGHYGCGGVQAAVNLPDMGLAQENSALSRRITALRQALSPHIAASQESDADDSTRQNQLVEANVLAQFAHLIACEPVQKAWRHGVELDVFGCVYDLHSGHLKELIHRHAKEQEASP from the coding sequence TTGACGACATTAAAACCGCTATTAGCCAAAAACCGCAGTTGGGCTACGCTGCGCCGCCAACGCCATCCCCACTATTTCAGAAAGCACACGCAGGGCCAGACGCCTCATTCACTCTGGATCGGTTGTTCAGACAGCCGAGTGCCTGCCGAAGTGCTAACGGGCTCTGCGCCCGGCGAGCTTTTTGTTCACCGCAACATCGCAAATATGGTCGTCACTGACGACGATAACTTCATGAGTGTGCTGCAATATGCCCTCGAATACCTGCATGTTTCCCGCATCGTGCTCTGCGGTCACTACGGCTGTGGCGGCGTTCAGGCGGCGGTAAACCTGCCTGACATGGGGCTCGCTCAGGAGAATTCCGCGCTTTCCCGCCGCATCACGGCGCTACGTCAGGCACTTTCACCGCACATTGCCGCCTCGCAAGAGAGTGATGCCGATGACAGCACACGCCAGAACCAACTGGTAGAAGCCAACGTGCTGGCACAGTTCGCCCACCTGATCGCCTGTGAACCCGTACAGAAAGCCTGGCGACATGGCGTCGAACTTGATGTTTTCGGCTGCGTCTACGACTTGCATAGCGGCCATCTGAAAGAACTCATCCACCGTCACGCCAAGGAACAGGAGGCATCCCCATGA
- a CDS encoding SulP family inorganic anion transporter, with protein sequence MNLSTLRHDIPAGLVVFLVALPLSLGIAQASGLPPFVGLLTGVVGGIVVTLFSPSRYAVSGPAAGLVTIVSGSIASLGSFSALLLAIMLAGMLQCILGLLRAGRFITLIPGTVIKGMLSAIGILLIIQQIPLAFGSDGEDDLTSLFDTSEPGFSASALTVCLIGLAILWLWTTKPVQKISALSWLPGPLVAVLFGGLFTVYGERLSSDMVDNLPRIVLPEFGNLEQLMGEMIRPDWQAWKNPAVYIVAVTLALVASLETLLSQEALKKIRPQHPAPSPDKEMRAQGIGNMVSGFLGGLPITAVIVRSSVNVNAGARTKFSILLHGVLLLLCGLFMTDLLNVIPLASLAAVLLYTGYKLASPQQFLLLWRQGLQQFVPFAATVIGIIVFGMLAGIGLGIVTQLAFSIYKSHRNAMQLTRYGDHFVLSFQQNLTFVHNPRLQGLLNKIPANSVVIVEHDNADYIDPDVRTMLEDFRENAQERGIKLNQWPV encoded by the coding sequence ATGAACCTGAGTACACTCCGACATGATATCCCTGCGGGGCTCGTCGTCTTCCTTGTTGCCCTGCCGCTGAGCCTCGGTATCGCGCAGGCCAGTGGTCTTCCTCCTTTTGTCGGTCTGTTGACCGGCGTCGTCGGCGGTATCGTCGTCACCCTATTCAGTCCGTCTCGTTATGCCGTCAGCGGCCCAGCCGCTGGTTTGGTCACTATCGTCTCCGGCTCTATCGCCAGCCTGGGATCGTTTTCAGCATTGCTATTGGCGATCATGCTCGCAGGGATGCTGCAATGCATTCTGGGCCTGTTACGCGCCGGACGCTTTATTACGCTCATCCCCGGCACCGTGATTAAAGGCATGCTGTCTGCAATCGGCATCCTGCTGATTATTCAGCAAATCCCGCTCGCCTTCGGCTCGGACGGCGAGGACGATTTAACATCGCTCTTCGACACTTCCGAACCTGGATTCTCCGCCAGCGCGCTGACTGTCTGTCTGATCGGGCTGGCGATTCTCTGGCTCTGGACCACTAAGCCGGTGCAGAAAATCAGCGCATTGAGCTGGCTTCCCGGCCCGCTGGTCGCCGTTCTCTTTGGTGGATTGTTTACCGTCTACGGCGAGCGACTCTCCTCAGACATGGTCGATAACCTGCCGCGTATTGTCCTACCAGAATTTGGCAATCTGGAACAGCTGATGGGAGAGATGATCCGCCCTGACTGGCAGGCATGGAAGAACCCGGCGGTTTATATCGTCGCGGTGACACTGGCGTTGGTGGCGAGTCTGGAAACGTTATTAAGTCAGGAAGCGCTGAAGAAAATACGCCCGCAGCATCCTGCGCCCTCACCGGATAAAGAGATGCGCGCACAAGGTATCGGAAATATGGTGAGTGGTTTTCTGGGCGGCCTGCCGATTACTGCCGTGATCGTACGCAGCTCCGTCAACGTCAACGCTGGCGCACGTACCAAGTTCTCCATCCTGCTACACGGCGTACTGCTGCTGCTTTGCGGCCTGTTCATGACCGATTTGCTCAACGTCATTCCGCTTGCCAGTCTGGCTGCCGTGTTGCTGTATACCGGCTACAAGCTGGCTTCTCCGCAACAGTTCCTGCTGCTGTGGCGTCAGGGGTTACAACAGTTCGTGCCTTTCGCCGCGACTGTCATCGGTATCATCGTGTTTGGGATGCTGGCAGGCATCGGGCTTGGCATCGTGACTCAGTTGGCTTTCAGCATTTATAAAAGCCACCGAAACGCGATGCAGCTCACACGCTACGGCGATCACTTCGTCCTGAGCTTCCAGCAGAACCTGACGTTTGTGCACAACCCACGTCTGCAAGGCTTGCTTAACAAGATCCCTGCCAACAGCGTCGTGATTGTCGAACACGACAATGCCGACTACATCGACCCCGATGTCCGCACGATGCTGGAAGATTTTCGCGAGAATGCGCAAGAACGCGGCATCAAACTCAATCAGTGGCCGGTTTAA
- a CDS encoding DUF1615 domain-containing protein — protein sequence MPRSFIPLFRPLCALALLVLTGCASKTSTTPESRPADVRAQVLKLLPDNVKDRQGWAKDIATAFTAQGLDPSNENLCSVLAVTEQESTFSADPQVPNLSKIAWQEIDRRAEKVHVPAFLVRTALLIKSPNGKSYSERLDKVRTEKELSAIFDDFIDMVPMGQTLFGRLNPVHTGGPMQVSIAFAEANAKGYPYTVDGSLRREVFSRRGGMYFGIKHLLDYSANYPQSIYRFADFNAGRYASRNAAFQRAVSRLTGVKLALDGDLINYSSDKASATELAVRALGKRLDMSDSAIRRALEKGNSLDFEDTSLYERVFALADKSGTKAPRAILPGITLESPKITRKLTTAWFAQRVDERRQRCLARAK from the coding sequence ATGCCCCGTTCTTTTATTCCCTTGTTTCGTCCCCTGTGCGCATTGGCTCTGCTGGTGCTGACGGGCTGTGCCAGCAAGACCTCGACGACGCCGGAATCGCGGCCTGCTGATGTTCGTGCTCAGGTACTCAAACTGCTGCCGGACAACGTGAAAGATCGTCAGGGTTGGGCGAAGGATATCGCTACGGCATTTACTGCGCAGGGGCTCGATCCCAGTAATGAAAATTTGTGTTCGGTACTGGCCGTAACTGAGCAGGAATCGACGTTTAGCGCCGATCCACAAGTGCCGAATTTGTCGAAAATCGCCTGGCAGGAGATTGACCGCCGCGCGGAGAAAGTTCATGTACCGGCGTTTCTGGTGCGTACCGCGCTGCTCATCAAATCCCCTAATGGAAAAAGCTACAGCGAGCGGCTCGATAAAGTACGCACGGAAAAGGAACTCAGCGCGATCTTTGATGATTTCATCGACATGGTGCCGATGGGACAGACGCTGTTTGGTCGGCTAAACCCGGTACATACCGGTGGGCCAATGCAGGTGAGCATCGCCTTTGCTGAAGCTAACGCAAAGGGCTATCCGTATACCGTGGATGGATCGCTTCGTCGCGAAGTATTCAGCCGCCGTGGCGGGATGTATTTTGGCATCAAACATCTGCTGGACTATTCAGCAAATTATCCGCAGTCCATTTATCGGTTCGCGGATTTTAACGCAGGACGGTACGCCAGCCGAAATGCGGCGTTCCAGCGTGCCGTGAGTCGTCTGACAGGGGTTAAGCTGGCGCTGGACGGGGATTTAATCAACTACAGTTCGGATAAAGCCAGCGCCACGGAGCTAGCGGTGCGTGCATTAGGGAAACGTCTGGACATGAGCGACAGCGCGATTCGTCGTGCGCTGGAGAAGGGCAATAGCCTCGATTTTGAAGACACCAGCCTGTATGAACGCGTCTTTGCGCTGGCGGATAAATCGGGCACGAAAGCACCGCGCGCCATCCTACCGGGGATCACGCTGGAAAGTCCGAAGATCACGCGCAAACTTACCACCGCATGGTTTGCCCAACGGGTTGATGAGCGACGCCAACGGTGTTTAGCGAGAGCTAAATAG
- a CDS encoding HNH endonuclease yields MAATNHWTRDQLLIAFTLYSQLPFGRLHSRNPDIIRYAKLISRTPSALAMKLVNLASLDPFIIDSGRTGLRGASNADRALWQEMDSNPELFEQQCQQAMVSLEAGAAEATAAPSPFQINDSEIPDYHGGERLAQVKTRIGQQLFRKRVLSNYGERCCVTGLEEPALLVASHIQPWKTAAEYRLDPSNGLCLSNLHDKAFDMGLISFNDSLEMLLSPRIKKLKSAISDVNFAQYEGKQIHVPDTYPPDLAQMAYHREHIFLG; encoded by the coding sequence ATGGCTGCCACCAACCATTGGACGCGAGATCAGTTACTGATCGCCTTCACCCTGTACAGTCAGCTACCGTTTGGCAGACTGCATTCGCGTAATCCCGACATCATTCGCTACGCCAAGTTGATCAGCCGTACGCCTTCCGCACTGGCGATGAAGCTGGTCAATCTCGCCAGCCTCGATCCGTTTATTATTGATTCTGGTCGCACTGGTTTGCGCGGCGCGTCCAACGCCGACCGGGCGCTGTGGCAAGAGATGGACAGCAATCCTGAGTTATTTGAACAGCAGTGCCAACAGGCGATGGTATCGCTCGAGGCCGGAGCAGCGGAAGCGACCGCAGCCCCCTCACCGTTCCAAATCAACGATAGCGAAATCCCTGATTATCACGGCGGTGAGCGCCTTGCTCAGGTGAAAACACGTATTGGGCAACAGCTATTCCGCAAACGCGTACTCAGCAACTACGGCGAACGCTGCTGCGTGACTGGATTGGAAGAGCCCGCGCTACTGGTCGCCAGCCATATTCAACCGTGGAAAACAGCGGCAGAATATCGCCTCGATCCCAGCAACGGTCTCTGCCTGTCCAACCTGCACGACAAAGCCTTTGATATGGGACTCATCAGCTTCAATGATTCGCTGGAAATGCTGCTTTCTCCACGCATCAAAAAGCTGAAAAGCGCTATCAGCGACGTCAATTTCGCCCAGTACGAAGGCAAACAAATCCACGTGCCAGACACCTACCCGCCCGATCTGGCGCAGATGGCATACCATCGCGAGCACATTTTTCTGGGGTAG